A section of the Centropristis striata isolate RG_2023a ecotype Rhode Island chromosome 7, C.striata_1.0, whole genome shotgun sequence genome encodes:
- the LOC131974423 gene encoding uncharacterized protein LOC131974423: MLNGGKATCFAYGQTGAGKTYTMLGSPVRPGLYALAVGDIFAHLSTTHIHSPLLVYVSFFEIYCGQLYDLLDHRKRLFAREDGQKVVHIVGLLDVKVDSVSSLLEVISRGTEERTQGMSGVNSLSSRSHALLQIQLRDTNQQIAGRMWFVDLAGSERASDTKDPDRQSRMEGAEINQSLLALKECIRSLDQEQSHTPFRQSKLTQVLKDSFVGDSMTCMIANISPGHLAAEHTLNTLRYADRVKELRGQGGLRGGRRGKTIPSPKRNLSHSSRSSSNGSNNFGTRGKSPPKKPKLGKQREDYIPNTPTTRLPSGGTILSSTPKNSRLVVETSARRGIGLEHLTPVRGLRGICDKKERRERAGEREGRRRERYGAIESVGFSVGDQNSEAGLTLGQATEEQNNLWEVQRESGFYNREKENQQNTLKQGEKEERTQGRREDSSRYTCSEVERLRQGNVLKLDERDTERKRHLRQYHQQLQQFMPSSASSSVQLSSPSTCPSFSFSNQASLSSSVSPSSCSSLQHSSRLSVSSLMHHGLEEVLDVYRARVDVGANGNRGQSACFPSQEICLQIETSPSFNINENEVTSGDSAGVGGDWRVSRERTEARFGQDRGKCEKRRSPKVTGEGEVRREERRPAGMEGGGERRWGWVETTETERADRMTGARPADVEALVSYNCDSEERREVDEGDLEASDVPVDGIWSNEEQEGADGYSLLSTHSPINSNSVANYLPVESCHQRAPAERPLSPACGHTNTPLTPNKHSDLPPKLKHNRCTSNILSLPMQNARQGVPSSSCREQQQLFTVHANRREFSNTQSAMLPLTTPITQNGYKIPAQPLNILSERPAYPIVHNQPNVKAKMFVSPREDTADSLSYIMDPLSISLLQVDQQAATVSFLQGEQNSTSLCSLENERGREVENELFTCGDMAGKDTRDEDVEFRLSLLDPPRNMMKRPIPEVMPVSVQDQENNEKPQTKPVFKVLGNQTPASPLKPSALASMQTSVMQSISSSVQQSGNTGSPSSHNLMSNDATQILPEYAQNIHNKCAFSISTPQSESGSCQLNTVPKQCHTVHLNHSSNSNIQTKGPTESNGQESRGKQQIRPRSHLSILENLEHDRWCVVQAHWEQLEVMEALCRKEGTLLCQQPDMAFGDYVQKLENIMEKKARCVHSMIAQLQPYLRPSHSNQPHNQEGDNHNAVS, encoded by the exons ATGCTCAATGG AGGCAAGGCCACCTGCTTTGCATATGGCCAGACAGGTGCAGGGAAGACTTACACCATGTTGGGTTCTCCTGTGAGACCAGGGTTGTATGCACTGGCAGTCGGGGACATTTTTGCTCACCTCTccaccacacacatacactcaccgTTGCTGGTGTATGTCAGTTTCTTTGAAATCTACTGTGGCCAGCTCTATGACCTGCTGGACCACAGaaaaag GTTGTTTGCCAGAGAAGATGGACAAAAGGTGGTTCACATTGTTGGGCTGCTTGATGTCAAAGTGGACTCAGTCAGTTCACTGTTGGAG GTGATTTCACGGGGGACAGAGGAGCGCACACAAGGGATGAGTGGAGTGAACTCACTCTCCTCTCGTTCCCATGCCTTGCTTCAGATTCAGCTGAGAGATACAAACCAGCAGATTGCTGGAAG AATGTGGTTTGTGGACCTGGCAGGAAGTGAGAGGGCATCAGATACCAAAGATCCAGACAGACAGAGTCGTATGGAGGGAGCTGAGATCAACCAGAGCCTGTTGGCT cttAAAGAATGTATCCGGTCCCTGGATCAAGAACAGTCACACACACCTTTCAGACAAAGCAAACTAACTCAG GTTTTGAAAGACTCGTTTGTTGGTGACTCAATGACATGCATGATTGCCAACATTTCACCTGGTCACTTAGCAGCTGAACATACACTAAATACGCTGAGATATGCCGAccg GGTGAAAGAGTTAAGGGGACAAGGAGGActaagaggaggaagaaggggCAAGACAATACCCTCCCCCAAACGTAACCTGTCTCACAGCAGCCGCAGTAGCAGCAACGGAAGCAACAATTTTGGCACCCGTGGGAAAAGTCCCCCTAAAAAACCAAAGTTAGGGAAACAAAGAGAGGATTACATCCCCAACACGCCTACTACAAGATTGCCCAGTGGAGGCACAATTCTCTCCTCCACGCCCAAAAACAGCAGATTGGTGGTGGAAACAAGTGCAAGAAGGGGGATTGGACTTGAACACCTGACACCAGTCAGGGGTTTGCGGGGAATCTGTGAtaagaaggagaggagggagagagcagGTGAGAGGGAGGGTAGAAGAAGAGAAAGGTATGGAGCTATTGAAAGTGTAGGCTTCTCAGTTGGTGACCAAAACAGTGAGGCAGGCCTGACCTTGGGACAAGCAacagaggagcagaataacttgTGGGAGGTGCAGAGGGAATCTGGATTCTACAACAGGGAAAAAGAGAACCAGCAAAACACTTTGAAacagggagaaaaggaggaaagaaCACAGGGAAGACGAGAGGATAGCAGTAGATACacatgtagtgaagtagaaaggCTAAGGCAAGGGAATGTACTAAAGCTTGATGAAAGGGATACGGAGAGGAAGAGGCATCTGAGACAGTAtcaccagcagctgcagcagtttatgccctcatcagcttcttcatcTGTCCAGCTCTCCTCACCCTCCACATGTCCGTCTTTTTCCTTCTCTAATCaggcctctctctcttcttctgtctctccctcttcctGTTCTTCTCTCCAACACTCTTCCCGCCTCTCAGTTTCTTCCCTCATGCATCATGGTTTGGAAGAGGTTTTAGATGTGTACAGAGCCAGGGTTGACGTTGGAGCCAATGGTAACAGAGGACAGTCGGCTTGCTTCCCCAGTCAAGAGATTTGCTTACAAATTGAAACCTCTCCAAGCTTCAATATAAATGAGAATGAGGTTACTAGTGGTGACTCAGCTGGTGTTGGTGGAGATTGGAGGGTATCTAGGGAGAGGACAGAGGCAAGATTTGGACAAGACAGAGGTAAATGTGAGAAGAGGAGGTCACCGAAGGTAACAGGGGAAGGAGAGGTAAGGAGGGAAGAGCGGAGGCCAGCTGGgatggaaggaggaggagagaggaggtggggTTGGGTGgaaacaacagagacagaacGGGCAGACAGGATGACGGGTGCAAGGCCAGCTGATGTAGAGGCATTAGTGTCTTACAACTGTGACtcagaagagagaagagaagtggATGAGGGAGACCTAGAAGCCTCAGATGTGCCAGTTGATGGAATATGGAGCAATGAGGAGCAGGAAGGAGCTGACGGCTACAGTTTACTGTCCACCCACAGCCCCATTAACAGCAACAGTGTGGCTAACTACCTTCCTGTTGAGTCATGCCATCAACGAGCTCCAGCAGAACGACCCCTCTCCCCAGCCTGTGGACATACCAACACACCCCTGACCCCGAATAAACACAGTGATCTCCCCCCTAAGTTAAAACATAACAGATGCACCTCAAACATCCTATCTCTACCAATGCAAAATGCTCGACAGGGAGTGCCGTCAAGCAGCTGCAGAGAGCAGCAACAATTGTTTACTGTTCATGCAAATAGACGAGAATTTTCAAATACTCAATCGGCCATGCTACCTCTCACTACTCCCATCACACAGAATGGATATAAAATACCAGCTCAACCCCTGAACATATTATCTGAAAGACCTGCTTACCCTATTGTACACAACCAGCCAAATGTCAAAgccaaaatgtttgtgtcacctCGAGAAGACACTGCAGATTCTCTCAGCTACATCATGGACCCCCTCAGCATTTCATTGCTTCAAGTGGACCAACAGGCCGCTACAGTCTCCTTCCTCCAAGGAGAACAAAACAGCACCTCACTCTGTTCCTTGGAGAATGAAAGGGGAAGGGAAGTGGAAAACGAGCTTTTCACATGTGGTGACATGGCCGGGAAAGACACCAGGGATGAGGACGTAGAATTTCGCCTGTCTCTTTTGGATCCGCCACGAA ATATGATGAAGCGTCCTATCCCGGAGGTTATGCCGGTATCTGTCCAGGACCAAGAGAACAACGAGAAACCCCAAACTAAGCCAGTGTTTAAAGTCCTCGGCAACCAAACCCCTGCATCCCCACTTAAACCCTCTGCATTGGCTTCTATGCAAACTTCCGTCATGCAGTCCATCTCATCCTCTGTCCAGCAGTCAGGGAACACTGGTTCACCCAGCTCACACAATCTTATGTCTAATGATGCCACCCAAATACTACCAGAATATGCACAGAATATACAcaacaaatgtgccttttccATTTCAACACCACAGTCAGAAAGTGGCTCCTGCCAGTTGAACACAGTGCCAAAGCAGTGTCACACAGTACATTTAAACCATTCCAGCAACTCAAACATCCAAACAAAAGGTCCTACAGAATCAAATGGTCAAGAGAGCAGGGGCAAACAGCAAATTAGACCCAGGTCCCATCTGTCTATACTGGAAAACTTGGAACACGACCG GTGGTGTGTTGTCCAGGCCCATTGGGAGCAGCTGGAAGTGATGGAAGCTTTATGTCGTAAAGAGGGGACACTTCTGTGCCAGCAACCTGATATG GCATTTGGGGACTATGTCCAGAAGTTGGAGAATATCATGGAGAAAAAGGCTCGGTGTGTCCACAGCATGATAGCTCAGCTGCAGCCATATCTGAGGCCCAGTCATTCTAACCAACCACACAACCAAGAAGGAGATAATCATAATGCAGTATCTTAA
- the LOC131974424 gene encoding uncharacterized protein LOC131974424, whose amino-acid sequence MSLCLYECLRAVGLQSHYARFNSVGIHRAAHLSSLTMEDYPILGIRSMEDRTRLFHLVQMVKTLDLEYEDEDDGDDDFDADGGDEGYTVANSFTHNGCRDPGEDVYDYEDDQGASVSKLHASSFSKPSSVRRRLDFSCDPIDHHMKQFSHQGGNVHIYASHNINNVPCQGKESSISAQLNTGNAVVCGCKGKNNHRPDVHRHQSDHHSGENAEPNIIKGNSKNNSHTRLSPKYGSFQSPKPRPAQVASNRVINKPVEHKDRKEKLHTDSRSNGVIAHTAQPTPVYESKRTAGYNYGLPLTSPQSPYKK is encoded by the exons ATGTCACTTTGCCTGTATGAGTGTCTGAGGGCAGTTGGGCTACAGAGTCACTATGCCAG GTTTAACTCAGTGGGTATTCATCGTGCAGCCCACCTTTCATCGTTGACCATGGAGGACTATCCCATACTGGGAATCCGCTCTATGGAGGACAGGACTCGACTCTTCCATCTGGTCCAAATGGTCAAAACGCTTGACCTTGAatatgaagatgaagatgatggcGATGatgattttgatgctgatggtGGTGATGAAGGCTACACTGTAGCAAATAGCTTTACTCATAATGGTTGTAGAGATCCTGGCGAAGATGTATATGATTATGAGGATGACCAGGGTGCTTCTGTGAGTAAACTACATGCATCAAGTTTTTCCAAACCATCAAGTGTTCGCAGACGACTCGATTTCAGTTGTGATCCCATCGATCATCATATGAAGCAATTTTCTCATCAAGGAGGCAATGTTCACATCTATGCAAGccataatataaataatgtgcCATGCCAGGGTAAAGAATCATCCATATCTGCGCAGCTCAACACTGGAAATGCTGTGGTATGTGGCTGCAAAGGGAAAAACAACCACAGGCCGGATGTCCATAGGCATCAATCTGATCATCACTCAGGAGAAAACGCTGAGCCAAACATCATCAAAGGAAATTCCAAGAACAACTCTCACACCAGATTATCACCCAAGTATGGCTCATTTCAATCCCCAAAACCCAGGCCTGCACAAGTGGCATCAAATAGGGTAATCAATAAACCAGTTGAGCACAAAGATAGGAAGGAGAAACTCCATACAGACTCAAGAAGTAATGGGGTTATTGCACACACGGCTCAGCCAACACCTGTTTATGAGTCAAAGAGAACTGCTGGCTACAACTACGGACTACCACTGACTTCACCACAGTCTCCATACAAAAAGTGA
- the LOC131974893 gene encoding Rieske domain-containing protein translates to MSSEEEISQASSSSSPPPASHFIGKKEDIVKAGRLTKTVNGCRDILVLYHQGQLHAMDMRCYHSGGALQYGDIEEFNGRLCIVCPWHKYKITLAEGEGLYQAVDDPTAKPLRTHWQSKGVKQRIHKVTEVSGDVYITLNDSSEAIESDAYQSERYRTGLFKGQPQLKTNKNT, encoded by the exons ATGTCTTCTGAGGAGGAGATTTCTCAggcatcctcctcctcctcacctcccccTGCCTCCCACTTTATCGGGAAAAAGGAGGACATTGTCAAAGCGGGGCGCTTGACCAAGACGGTGAATGGATGCAGAGATATACTGGTCCTGTACCACCAGGGGCAGCTTCATGCAATGGACATGCGCTGCTACC ATTCAGGTGGTGCATTACAGTACGGAGACATTGAG GAGTTTAATGGGCGGCTGTGTATCGTGTGTCCGTGGCACAAGTACAAGATCACGCTAGCAGAAGGGGAAGGGCTTTACCAAGCTGTGGACGATCCGACAGCCAAACCCCTGAGAACACACTGGCAATCCAAGGGTGTAAAACAgaggattcacaaggtgactgAGGTCAGTGGGGACGTATATATAACACTAAACGACTCCAGTGAAGCCATCGAGTCAGATGCCTACCAGAGTGAGAGATATAGGACCGGTTTATTCAAGGGCCAGCCTCAACTCAAGACcaacaaaaatacttaa
- the gtf2h3 gene encoding general transcription factor IIH subunit 3 encodes MASEDEINLLVIVVDVNPIWWGQQAQREAELTLSKCMDAVMVMGNSHMAMARTNKLAVIASHCQDSHFLYPNKRWRAGDSGGEDASSSGDGKYELLAVANNLIAEEIRNVMSKTEVRGNSTDTLLAGSLAKALCYIHRVSKELEVGQEIKSRILVIKAAEDCALQYMNFMNVIFAAQKQNILIDACVLDSDSGLLQQACDITGGLYLKVPQKVALAQYLLWVFLPDAEQRSQLVLPPPAHVDYRAACFCHRNLIEIGYVCSVCLSIFCNFSPICTTCETAFKIQLPQMVKPKKKKLKQAT; translated from the exons ATGGCATCAG AGGATGAAATCAACCTGCTGGTCATCGTCGTGGATGTGAATCCGATCTGGTGGGGGCAGCAGGCTCAGCGAGAGGCAGAG CTCACCTTGTCCAAGTGTATGGATGCAGTCATGGTGATGGGAAACTCCCACATGGCCATGGCCAGGACAAACAAGCTGGCTGTCATCGCCAGCCACTGTCAAGACAG TCACTTCCTGTATCCCAATAAGCGCTGGAGAGCAGGGGACAGCGGTGGGGAAGATGCTTCCTCCAGTGGAGATGGAAAATATGAACTGCTGGCTGTCGCCAATAACCTCATTGCTGAAGAGATCAGAAATGTGATGTCAAAAA cTGAAGTGAGAGGAAATTCAACTGATACCTTGTTGGCTGGATCACTTGCTAAAGCTCTCTGCT ATATTCACAGAGTCTCAAAAGAGCTGGAAg TTGGACAGGAGATAAAATCAAGAATATTG GTGATAAAAGCAGCGGAGGACTGCGCCCTGCAGTACATGAACTTCATGAATGTCATTTTTGCTGCCCAGAAGCAG AACATCCTGATAGATGCGTGTGTGTTGGACTCAGACTCGGGTCTCCTCCAGCAG GCTTGTGATATAACTGGAGGATTGTACCTCAAGGTACCACAGAAAGTCGCTCTGGCACAATACCTTTTG TGGGTGTTCCTGCCTGACGCCGAGCAGCGTTCACAGCTGGTGCTGCCACCGCCTGCACATGTGGACTACAGAGCTGCATGTTTCTGCCACCGTAATCTCATTGAGATTGGTTATGTGTGCTCAGTTTGTCTGTCGA TATTCTGCAACTTCAGTCCCATCTGCACAACTTGCGA aacTGCCTTCAAAATCCAACTTCCACAGATGGTCAAgcccaagaagaagaaactcaAGCAAGCTACATGA
- the psmd9 gene encoding 26S proteasome non-ATPase regulatory subunit 9, with the protein MKMTEENSAGNSEITMDDVKNLIKKKDDIEEQIKAYYDVLEDQGVGVEDPLVDAEGFPRADVNLYQIRQARHSISCLQNDHKAIMEEIEEALHKLHAREKAKREEDEAGGEEDTMELQVTLPPPFARVDAVSQGSPACGAGLKVGDEVIEFGSVNTGNFQNLQNIASVVQHSEGKPLRVTVIRDGQKANMSLTPKRWSGRGLLGCNIVPIHR; encoded by the exons ATGAAGATGACAGAGGAAAACAGTGCTGGAAACTCAGAAATAACAATGGATGATGTAAAAAACCTTATTAAAAAGAAAGATGACATTGAAGAGCAAATAAAAGCTTATTACGATGTTCTGGAAGAC CAAGGTGTCGGAGTTGAAGATCCCTTGGTTGATGCGGAGGGCTTCCCCCGAGCAGATGTTAATTTATACCAGATCAGGCAAGCAAGGCACAGTATTTCAT GCCTGCAGAACGACCACAAGGCCATCATGGAGGAGATAGAAGAAGCCCTACACAAGCTGCATGCTCGAGAGAAAGCCAAGCGGGAAGAGGATGAGGCGGGAGGCGAGGAGGATACGATGGAGCTGCAGGtcactcttcctcctccctttGCACGGGTGGATGCTGTGTCACAAGGCTCACCCGCCTGCGGAGCT GGGCTCAAAGTTGGCGATGAAGTCATTGAGTTTGGTTCTGTGAACACAGGCAACTTTCAGAACCTCCAGAATATTGCGTCTGTGGTACAACACAGTGAAGGG AAACCATTACGTGTCACAGTCATCCGGGATGGCCAGAAAGCCAACATGAGCCTGACTCCAAAGCGATGGTCAGGCAGAGGTCTGCTTGG ATGCAACATTGTTCCAATCCATCGGTGA
- the LOC131975497 gene encoding rab5 GDP/GTP exchange factor-like isoform X1: MWTEKQRGIRVTQEELLCKNACGYYGNPAWQGFCSKCWREKARTAGASRQDTRPSNDGTPLTFSKFEEKKSTEKGRRINTMRRLFWGSPSPPKRQESPESHAHVLKAYQSLEPGDFTGFLKILRSPSSQRLQSRCTAFLNTMEAYHDLPVQKQSDLVQDFYQTFAEYFRSFPEAQVTQIMEHVEKLLMTRLHKWVFCHDSCDDEQKDLALQRRIRSLNWITPQMLSVPFPDKKTAVTGDPFLSAITAIIEMDAKRAPQDKLACVSKCSQHIFEALSSSNSEPANADDFLSALVYVVLKANPPRLHSNMQYVIRFGLPHSLMAGESGYYFTNLSCAVAFIEKLDGPALNLSPEEFEGYMLRQRAPSKGKRQQVVSDTQNLLEELKGRQEKLDEGMDALNVQLQKWVEAVHSQLDEAKAQFDLVQKEITTQAELSQALPSSSLDASPQEDDKDKSVLVLKDPRAGPRDTDC; this comes from the exons ATGTGGACAGAGAAGCAACGAGGAATCAGAGTTACCCAGGAGGAGCTGCTCTGCAAGAACGCCTGTGGGTATTATGGAAACCCTGCGTGGCAAGGCTTCTGCTCCAAGTGCTGGAGAGAGAAAGCACGAACAGCAGGAGCCTCGAGGCAAGACACAAG GCCAAGCAATGATGGAACTCCTCTCACTTTCTCCAAATTTGAGGAAAAGAAAAGCACTGAGAAAGGTCGTCGAATTAACACAATGAGGAGACTCTTCTGGGGCAGTCCATCGCCTCCTAAACGTCAAG AGTCTCCTGAAAGCCATGCACATGTGTTAAAAGCTTACCAGAGCCTCGAACCCGGGGACTTCACTGGTTTCCTAAAGATACTAAGGAGCCCTTCGTCCCAGCGCTTGCAGTCTCGATGTACAGCTTTCCTCAACACAATGGAGGCATACCAT GACCTGCCGGTACAGAAACAGTCAGATCTTGTGCAGGATTTCTACCAAACTTTTGCTGAATATTTCCGAA gtTTTCCTGAGGCTCAGGTCACTCAGATAATGGAGCATGTAGAGAAGTTATTAATGACACGACTGCACAAATGGGTTTTCTGCCATGACAGCTGTGATGATGAACAGAAGGACCTGGCTCTCCAGAGAAGGATTCG CTCCTTAAACTGGATCACCCCGCAGATGCTGAGCGTACCTTTTCCTGATAAGAAGACTGCAGTCACAGGCGACCCCTTTCTGTCTGCCATAACAG ctatAATTGAAATGGATGCCAAAAGAGCGCCTCAGGATAAACTTGCATGTGTGTCCAAATGCAGCCAGCATATCTTTGAAGCACTCTCCTCCTCGAACAGTGAGCCTGCTAATGCTGATGATTTCCTGTCAGCCCTGGTTTATGTGGTCCTGAAGGCCAATCCACCTCGCCTGCACTCCAACATGCAATATGTGATTCGTTTTGGTCTCCCTCACAGTCTGATGGCAGGAGAGAGTGGCTATTATTTCACAAATCTG TCTTGTGCAGTGGCTTTCATCGAAAAGCTTGACGGACCAGCACTCAACCTGAGTCCAGAAGAGTTTGAGGGCTACATGCTGCGTCAGCGTGCTCCCTCTAAAGGAAAGAGGCAGCAGGTTGTCAGTGACACACAAAATCTGTTAGAAGAGCTTAAAGGCAGACAGGAGAAGCTGGACGAAGGGATGGATGCCCTCAACGTGCAGCTACAAAAGTGGGTCGAAGCGGTTCATTCACAACTGGATGAGGCAAAAGCACAGTTTGATCTGGTACAGAAGGAGATAACCACTCAGGCTGAGCTCTCACAGGCTTTGCCATCTTCATCTCTTGATGCATCACCGCAAGAAGATGACAAAGACAAGTCGGTGCTGGTGCTTAAGGATCCCCGTGCAGGTCCACGAGATACAGACTGCTAG
- the LOC131975497 gene encoding rab5 GDP/GTP exchange factor-like isoform X2, which translates to MWTEKQRGIRVTQEELLCKNACGYYGNPAWQGFCSKCWREKARTAGASRQDTRPSNDGTPLTFSKFEEKKSTEKGRRINTMRRLFWGSPSPPKRQAYQSLEPGDFTGFLKILRSPSSQRLQSRCTAFLNTMEAYHDLPVQKQSDLVQDFYQTFAEYFRSFPEAQVTQIMEHVEKLLMTRLHKWVFCHDSCDDEQKDLALQRRIRSLNWITPQMLSVPFPDKKTAVTGDPFLSAITAIIEMDAKRAPQDKLACVSKCSQHIFEALSSSNSEPANADDFLSALVYVVLKANPPRLHSNMQYVIRFGLPHSLMAGESGYYFTNLSCAVAFIEKLDGPALNLSPEEFEGYMLRQRAPSKGKRQQVVSDTQNLLEELKGRQEKLDEGMDALNVQLQKWVEAVHSQLDEAKAQFDLVQKEITTQAELSQALPSSSLDASPQEDDKDKSVLVLKDPRAGPRDTDC; encoded by the exons ATGTGGACAGAGAAGCAACGAGGAATCAGAGTTACCCAGGAGGAGCTGCTCTGCAAGAACGCCTGTGGGTATTATGGAAACCCTGCGTGGCAAGGCTTCTGCTCCAAGTGCTGGAGAGAGAAAGCACGAACAGCAGGAGCCTCGAGGCAAGACACAAG GCCAAGCAATGATGGAACTCCTCTCACTTTCTCCAAATTTGAGGAAAAGAAAAGCACTGAGAAAGGTCGTCGAATTAACACAATGAGGAGACTCTTCTGGGGCAGTCCATCGCCTCCTAAACGTCAAG CTTACCAGAGCCTCGAACCCGGGGACTTCACTGGTTTCCTAAAGATACTAAGGAGCCCTTCGTCCCAGCGCTTGCAGTCTCGATGTACAGCTTTCCTCAACACAATGGAGGCATACCAT GACCTGCCGGTACAGAAACAGTCAGATCTTGTGCAGGATTTCTACCAAACTTTTGCTGAATATTTCCGAA gtTTTCCTGAGGCTCAGGTCACTCAGATAATGGAGCATGTAGAGAAGTTATTAATGACACGACTGCACAAATGGGTTTTCTGCCATGACAGCTGTGATGATGAACAGAAGGACCTGGCTCTCCAGAGAAGGATTCG CTCCTTAAACTGGATCACCCCGCAGATGCTGAGCGTACCTTTTCCTGATAAGAAGACTGCAGTCACAGGCGACCCCTTTCTGTCTGCCATAACAG ctatAATTGAAATGGATGCCAAAAGAGCGCCTCAGGATAAACTTGCATGTGTGTCCAAATGCAGCCAGCATATCTTTGAAGCACTCTCCTCCTCGAACAGTGAGCCTGCTAATGCTGATGATTTCCTGTCAGCCCTGGTTTATGTGGTCCTGAAGGCCAATCCACCTCGCCTGCACTCCAACATGCAATATGTGATTCGTTTTGGTCTCCCTCACAGTCTGATGGCAGGAGAGAGTGGCTATTATTTCACAAATCTG TCTTGTGCAGTGGCTTTCATCGAAAAGCTTGACGGACCAGCACTCAACCTGAGTCCAGAAGAGTTTGAGGGCTACATGCTGCGTCAGCGTGCTCCCTCTAAAGGAAAGAGGCAGCAGGTTGTCAGTGACACACAAAATCTGTTAGAAGAGCTTAAAGGCAGACAGGAGAAGCTGGACGAAGGGATGGATGCCCTCAACGTGCAGCTACAAAAGTGGGTCGAAGCGGTTCATTCACAACTGGATGAGGCAAAAGCACAGTTTGATCTGGTACAGAAGGAGATAACCACTCAGGCTGAGCTCTCACAGGCTTTGCCATCTTCATCTCTTGATGCATCACCGCAAGAAGATGACAAAGACAAGTCGGTGCTGGTGCTTAAGGATCCCCGTGCAGGTCCACGAGATACAGACTGCTAG